A segment of the Candidatus Eisenbacteria bacterium genome:
ATACCAGAGAATCGCCAATTCTACGACTTCATAGAGAACGCTGCATCCAACATGCTCGAGTCGGCTCGAGCGCTCCGAGGGCTGCTCGAGGACAACAGCTCGCTCGAGGGGAAGCTCGAGCGCCTGCACGAACTGGAGCACAAGGGGGACGAGATCACCCATACGACGCTCGACACGCTGAACCGCACCTTCGTCACCCCGTTCGACCGCGAGGATATCGCCTTCCTCATCCGTCGCATCGACGATGTGGTCGATTTCGCCTGGGCCGCGGCCGTGCGCCTGCAGGCATACTCGATCCGGGAGGTGACGCCTACGGCGATGGAGTTCGGCCGGCTCATCTTCCAGCAGGCCGAGATCCTCGCGCGCGCGCTATGCATGCTCAGGTCCCGGGGGAAGATGAAGGAGATCCTCGAGATCTCGAGGGAGATCCACGATCTGGAGAACAAGGCCGACGAGGTCTTGCGGGGAGCGCTGGCGAAGCGGTACGACTCAGGCCCCCACACCATCGAGTCGCTCATTCTGGGACTCAAGTGGAGCGAGATCTACACGATCCTGGAGAAGGCGACCGACCGCGCCGAGGACATCGCCGACACGTTGCAGGCGATGGTTCTCAAGTACGGCTAGGCGGGTCTCGTAGCGGCAGCTTCCCGGCGTTGACGAAGCGTCGCCCCGCGCCTATACTCCGTGCTTTGGCTTGGCTTGGGCTGCCCGTGAAGACCCGCCCGGGGTGGCGGTAGGGAGGTTACGCAGATGTACGGGAAGATCAAGGAAGACCTCAAGAGGAACATCGCCGAGATCCGGGACGCGGGCCTCTTCAAGAAGGAGAGGATCATCACGACGCCTCAAGGGCCGCAGATCAAGGTGGCCACGGGCGAATCGGTCCTGAACTTCTGCGCCAACAACTACCTCGGCCTCTCTTCCCATCCCAAGTTGATCGAGGCCGCCCATCAGGCGCTCGACCGGTGGGGATACGGGATGTCGTCGGTGCGCTTCATCTGCGGCACGCAGGAGCTCCACAAGACGCTCGAGCGCAAGCTCTCGGACTTTCTCGGCACGGAGGACACGATCCTCTACGCCGCCTGCTTCGATGCCAACGGAGGAGTGTTCGAGCCCCTCCTCGATCAGGACTGCGCGATCATCACAGCCGCGCTGAATCACGCCTCTGTCATCGACGGCATCCGTCTCTGCAAGGCCCGGCGCCTCATCTACAGCCACTTGGACATGGCCGACCTCGAGGCGAAGCTCAAGGAGACGCAAGACGCGAAGTACCGCATGGTCGCGACCGACGGAGTCTTCTCCATGGACGGAGACATCGCCCCCCTCAAGGAGATCGCGGCTCTCACCCAGAAGTACGACGCCCTCCTCATGGTCGACGATTCCCACGCGACCGGGTTCATCGGAAGCAAGGGACGAGGCACTCACGAGTACCACGGGGTGATGGACAAGGTCGATCTGATCACGACCACCTTCGGCAAGGCGCTGGGCGGAGCGTCGGGCGGCTGCACTTCGGGCCGGGCCGAGCTGATCGAGTGGCTGCGCCAGAAGTCGCGTCCCTATCTCTTCTCGAACACTCTCGCCCCCACCGTCGCGGCGGGCACGGTGGCGGTGATGGATCTCCTCTCCGCCACGACCGAGCTGCGCGACAAGCTCGAGCGCAACCAGAAGATGTTCCGCAGGATGATGACCGAGGCGGGATTCGACATCCGCCCCGGCGACCATCCGATCGTGCCGATCATGTTCGGCAAGTTCGAAGACGACGCCCGGCTGGCGGGCGAGTTCGCCGATCGCCTCCTCAAGGAAGGGATCTACGTGATCGGCTTCTCCCATCCAGTCGTGCCCCGCGGACAGGCCCGCATCCGGGTCCAGCTCTCCGCCGCGCATGAAGAGGAGCAGATCAAGAAGGCAGTCGCGGCGTTCACGAAGATCGGCAAGGAGCTGAAGGTCATCGCCTAGGCGACCGGGTCGCGGCGATCGGGCAGGGGACAAAGGAGGGAGCGATGGCGGGGAAGAAGATTGCCAGGATCTTGGTCACGGGGTCGGTCGGCCAGATCGGCTCGGAACTGACCCTCGCGCTGCGGGAGCGCTACGGAGCGGAGAGTGTTGTGGCCTGCGGGCGGAAGACGCAGCCATCCAAGGCCCTTCTTGA
Coding sequences within it:
- the kbl gene encoding glycine C-acetyltransferase; translated protein: MYGKIKEDLKRNIAEIRDAGLFKKERIITTPQGPQIKVATGESVLNFCANNYLGLSSHPKLIEAAHQALDRWGYGMSSVRFICGTQELHKTLERKLSDFLGTEDTILYAACFDANGGVFEPLLDQDCAIITAALNHASVIDGIRLCKARRLIYSHLDMADLEAKLKETQDAKYRMVATDGVFSMDGDIAPLKEIAALTQKYDALLMVDDSHATGFIGSKGRGTHEYHGVMDKVDLITTTFGKALGGASGGCTSGRAELIEWLRQKSRPYLFSNTLAPTVAAGTVAVMDLLSATTELRDKLERNQKMFRRMMTEAGFDIRPGDHPIVPIMFGKFEDDARLAGEFADRLLKEGIYVIGFSHPVVPRGQARIRVQLSAAHEEEQIKKAVAAFTKIGKELKVIA
- a CDS encoding DUF47 family protein, whose amino-acid sequence is MRLSLIPENRQFYDFIENAASNMLESARALRGLLEDNSSLEGKLERLHELEHKGDEITHTTLDTLNRTFVTPFDREDIAFLIRRIDDVVDFAWAAAVRLQAYSIREVTPTAMEFGRLIFQQAEILARALCMLRSRGKMKEILEISREIHDLENKADEVLRGALAKRYDSGPHTIESLILGLKWSEIYTILEKATDRAEDIADTLQAMVLKYG